Proteins found in one Magnolia sinica isolate HGM2019 chromosome 5, MsV1, whole genome shotgun sequence genomic segment:
- the LOC131247174 gene encoding transcription factor SPEECHLESS-like: MADSLSELFDHPEFCTINLAAAHSPENFFAIISTVENALFNDTVDATGLVPQISIPSSTQHEFEIDVQNPTSCKRRKLCVATSSEVAALDGPQRMSHITVERNRRKQMNQNLSVLRSLMPCFYVKRGDQASTIEGVVNFIKELQHVLQFLEAKKRKKTYNEVLSPRSIPLSPRPPQLSSRASLPISPRTPQPTRNYDPRMHQPSLSPTMVTSHEPFFFENAVGLSANSKSLVANVEVKFSAGSNVLLKTMSHRIPGQVLKIITALEGLSLEILHASIRTVDDTMLNSFTIKIGIECELSAEDLAQEIQRTFC; the protein is encoded by the exons atggcaGACAGCTTATCGGAACTGTTCGACCACCCAGAGTTCTGTACCATCAACTTGGCTGCTGCCCATTCCCCTGAAAACTTCTTTGCCATCATCAGCACTGTCGAAAATGCTCTGTTCAATGATACAGTTGATGCAACAGGATTGGTTCCACAGATATCGATTCCATCGAGCACCCAACATGAGTTTGAGATCGACGTCCAAAACCCAACTTCTTGCAAGAGGCGGAAGCTGTGTGTTGCGACTTCTTCAGAAGTAGCAGCCCTGGACGGACCGCAACGGATGTCGCACATTACAGTGGAGAGGAACCGAAGGAAGCAAATGAACCAGAATCTGTCGGTCTTGCGCTCTCTGATGCCTTGTTTTTATGTAAAGAGA GGAGATCAAGCATCAACGATCGAAGGAGTTGTGAATTTCATCAAAGAGTTACAACACGTTCTACAATTCCTCGAAGCAAAGAAACGAAAGAAAACATACAATGAAGTTCTTAGCccaagatccataccattaagcCCAAGGCCCCCACAACTGAGCTCTAGAGCAAGCTTACCCATAAGTCCAAGGACCCCACAACCAACTAGAAATTATGACCCTAGGATGCATCAACCTTCTCTCTCCCCCACCATGGTTACTTCACATGAACCTTTCTTCTTTGAAAATGCTGTAGGACTCAGTGCAAACTCGAAATCGCTGGTTGCCAATGTGGAAGTGAAGTTTTCTGCAGGTTCGAATGTCCTTCTAAAGACCATGTCGCATAGGATTCCTGGCCAGGTCCTGAAGATAATCACCGCCCTTGAAGGCTTGTCCCTCGAGATACTCCATGCAAGCATCAGAACGGTTGATGATACCATGCTCAATTCATTCACCATCAAG attGGTATTGAATGTGAACTAAGTGCGGAGGACCTGGCCCAAGAAATTCAACGAACGTTCTGCTAA
- the LOC131245057 gene encoding hydroquinone glucosyltransferase-like: MEDSRTPHIAILPSPGMGHFIPLAEFARRLVLHHNFSVTFLSISTDSSSNPQQSVVDALPKNVNSIQLPPITLNDLPADSKIETHIISSVARSLPGIRDVLKSLVSTSRLVALVVDLFGMDAFDVAREFGIPPYIFFPPSAMALSFCLHLPTLDEQYACEYRDIPEPLKLPGCVPLHGKDFLDPIQDRKHEVYGHVLRKFKRYNEAKGILVNSFVELEPGPIKALKEKEPGIPAVYPVGPLIQTVAIGGGDGSECLRWLDEQPRGSVLFVCFGSGGTLSLEQVNELALGLEMSEQRFLWVARSPSEKKANATFFGVESNQDPLAFLPKGFLSRTKGVGHVIPSWAPQIQVLSHESTGGFLTHCGWNSTLESIVHGVPMIAWPLYAEQKMNAVMMVEDLKVALRPTDGESGIVGRAEIARVVKGLMEGEEGKRLRRRMVELKYASTTALAEGGSSYKAMFEVAHKWKGIKDA; this comes from the coding sequence ATGGAAGACAGCAGAACTCCCCACATAGCGATTCTGCCGAGTCCGGGCATGGGTCACTTCATCCCACTCGCTGAGTTCGCCAGACGACTAGTACTCCACCACAACTTCTCAGTCACCTTCCTCTCCATCTCCACCGATTCCTCTTCCAATCCTCAACAATCCGTTGTCGACGCCCTCCCGAAGAATGTGAATTCCATCCAACTTCCTCCAATTACGCTCAACGACCTTCCTGCCGACAGCAAGATCGAAACGCACATCATATCCAGTGTCGCACGGTCCCTCCCTGGGATCCGCGACGTCCTTAAGAGCTTAGTCTCGACGAGCCGGCTCGTCGCGCTCGTCGTTGATCTCTTTGGGATGGACGCCTTCGACGTAGCAAGAGAATTCGGCATCCCACCTTACATTTTCTTCCCACCATCAGCAATGGCGTTATCTTTTTGCCTTCATTTACCCACACTCGACGAACAGTACGCGTGCGAGTATAGAGATATCCCCGAACCGCTGAAATTGCCCGGTTGTGTGCCTCTTCACGGGAAAGACTTCCTGGACCCGATTCAAGACCGCAAGCACGAGGTTTACGGACATGTATTACGAAAGTTCAAACGTTACAATGAAgccaagggtattttggtaaatagCTTCGTGGAGTTGGAACCGGGCCCGATAAAGGCTCTCAAGGAGAAGGAACCGGGTATCCCGGCTGTCTACCCGGTTGGACCGCTCATACAGACCGTTGCGATTGGTGGAGGTGATGGGTCAGAGTGCTTGAGGTGGTTGGATGAGCAGCCACGTGGTTCTGTGCTGTTCGTCTGTTTTGGGAGTGGTGGGACCCTCTCGCTTGAACAAGTGAATGAGCTGGCGTTGGGATTGGAGATGAGTGAGCAGAGATTCTTGTGGGTTGCACGCAGCCCCAGTGAAAAGAAGGCCAATGCAACGTTTTTCGGTGTGGAAAGCAATCAAGATCCTTTGGCTTTCTTGCCTAAAGGGTTCTTATCAAGGACCAAAGGGGTGGGCCATGTGatcccttcgtgggccccacagatacaAGTGCTGAGCCATGAGTCTACAGGAGGGTTCCTCACTCACTGCGGGTGGAACTCTACACTCGAGAGTATTGTGCACGGCGTGCCCATGATAGCATGGCCTCTCTACGCCGAGCAGAAGATGAACGCTGTGATGATGGTGGAAGATCTGAAGGTGGCCTTAAGGCCCACCGATGGGGAAAGTGGCATCGTTGGGAGGGCGGAGATCGCTCGAGTCGTGAAAGGGCTGATGGAAGGAGAAGAAGGGAAGAGACTGCGGAGAAGGATGGTGGAGCTCAAGTATGCAAGTACCACGGCATTAGCTGAAGGTGGGTCATCCTACAAGGCCATGTTTGAGGTGGCCCACAAATGGAAGGGCATCAAGGACGCTTGa